A stretch of DNA from Catenulispora acidiphila DSM 44928:
GTACTTGTCCGCCGGGTTCACGCCGGCCGGGAACACCGCCTCGGCGCGCTCGTAGCCGTGCTTCCAGTCGCCGACCAGCGTGGCGGCGGTGTGCGGCGCCTGGCGCAGCGGGTTGTCCTCGCGGTCCAGGTCGCCGGCGGCGACACGGTCGATCTCGCCCTTGATCGCGAGCATCGCGTCGCAGAACCGGTCGAGTTCGACCAGGTCCTCGCTCTCGGTGGGCTCGATCATCAGCGTGCCGGCCACGGGGAAGGACATCGTCGGGGCGTGGAAGCCGTAGTCGATCAGGCGCTTGGCCACGTCGTCGACGGTGACGCCGGTCTCCTTGGTGACCGGCCGCAGGTCGATGATGCACTCGTGCGCGACCAGGCCGTTCGGGCCGGTGTAGAGCACCGGGTAGTGCTCGGACAGCCGCTTGGCCACGTAGTTCGCGGCGAGGATCGCGTGCTGCGTCGCGCTGCGCAGGCCCTCGGCGCCCATCAGGCGGATGTACGCCCACGGGATCGGCAGGATGCCCGCGGAGCCCCACGGCGCGGCCGAGACCGGGCCGACGCCGCCACCCTCAGGACGGGGACCGGCGACCGGGTGCAGCGGATGGTTCGGCAGGTACGGCGCCAGGTGCGCGCGCACCGCGACCGGACCGACGCCCGGGCCGCCGCCGCCGTGCGGGATGCAGAAGGTCTTGTGCAGGTTCAGGTGTGAGACGTCGCCGCCGAAGCTGCCGGGCTTGGCCAGGCCGACCATGGCGTTCAGGTTCGCGCCGTCCACGTACACCTGGCCGCCCGCGGCGTGCACGAGCTCGCAGATCTCGGTGACCTCCTCCTCGAACACGCCGTGCGTCGAGGGGTAGGTGATCATCAGGACGCTGAGCGCGTCGGCGTGCTTGTCGATCTTCGCCTTCAGGTCCGCGACGTCGACCGAGCCGTCCTCGCGGGCGGCGACGACGACCACGCGCATGCCGGCCATCACGGCGCTGGCGGCGTTGGTGCCGTGCGCCGAGGACGGGATCAGGCAGACGTCGCGCTGCCCCTGGCCGTGGTCGCGGTGGTAGGCGCGGACCGCCAGCAGCCCGGCCAGCTCGCCCTGCGAGCCGGCGTTCGGCTGCAGCGACACCCGCGCGTAGCCGGTCAGCTCGGCCAGCCAGCCCTCCAGCTGCCCGATCAGCGACAGGTAGCCCGAGGCCTGGTCCAGCGGGGCGAAGGGGTGGATCGCGCCGAACTCGGGCCAGGTGATCGGCTCCATCTCGGTGGTCGCGTTCAGCTTCATCGTGCACGAGCCGAGCGGGATCATCGACCGGTCCAGGGCGATGTCGCGGTCGGCGAGCTTGCGCAGGTAGCGCAGCATCGCGGTCTCGGAGTGGTGCGCGTGGAAGACCGGGTGGGCCAGGTACTCGGTGGCGCGCAGGTGCTCCCCGAGCGCGTCCTCGGTGGCGGCGTCGAGGGCGTGGACGCTGGAGGCCGCTCCCTCTGTCTGGCCGGTCACGCCGAAGGCCGACCACACCGCCCGCAGGTCGGCCCAGTCGGTGGTCTCGTCGCAGGACACGCCGACGGTGTCCTCGTCGACCAGCCGCAGGTTCACGCCGGAGGCCAGCGCGGCGCGCCAGATCTCGGCGGCGCGGCCCGGGACCCGCACGGTCAGCGTGTCGAAGAACGCGGTCGGCACGATCTCGAACCCGGCCTCGCGCAGCCCGGCGGCCAGCACCGCGGTGTGGCGGTGGGTGCGGCGGGCGATCGAGGCCAGGCCCTCGGGACCGTGGTAGACCGCGTACATGCCGGCGATCACGGCCAGCAGCACCTGCGCGGTACAGATGTTGGACGTCGCCTTCTCGCGGCGGATGTGCTGCTCGCGGGTCTGGAGCGCCAGGCGCAGTGCCTGATCGCCGTCGGCGTCGACCGACACGCCGACCAGGCGGCCGGGCAGCGAGCGGGACAGGTTCTCGCGGACCGCCATGTAGCCGGCGTGCGGGCCGCCGAAGCCCAGCGGCACGCCGAAACGCTGCGTGGAGCCGACCGCGATGTCGGCGCCGGCCTCGCCGGGCGAGGCGAGCAGGGTCAGGGACAGGATGTCGGCGGCCACCGCGACCAGCGCGCCGCGCTCGTGCGCCGCGCTCACGATCGCCTTGAGGTCGCGGACCTGGCCGGAGGCGCCGGGGTACTGGACCAGCACGCCGTAGAACTCACCCTCGGGCAGCACCGTGCCGCCGGCGCCGTCGGACGACGCGGACAGGTCGGCGAGCGCCAGCTCGATGCCCAGCGGCTCGGCCCGGGTCTGGAGCACGGCCAGGGTCTGCGGGAAGACGTCGGCGTCGACCAGGAAGCGGGGCGACTTGGACTTGGAGGAGCGCCGAGCCAGGGTCATGGCCTCGGCGGCGGCGGTGCCCTCGTCCAGCAGGGAGGCGTTGGCCACCGGCAGCCCGGCCAGGTCGGCGACCACGGTCTGGAAGTTGAGCAGCGCCTCCAGCCGGCCCTGAGAGATCTCCGGCTGGTAGGGGGTGTAGGCGGTGTACCAGGCCGGGTTCTCCATGACGTTGCGCAGGATCACCGGCGGGGTGAAGGTGCCGTGGTAGCCCAGCCCGATCATGGGGCGGAAGACCCGGTTGCGGCCGGCGATGTCGCGCAGCTCGGTCAGCACCTCGGCCTCCGAGCGCGCCGGCGGCAGGTTCAGCCGCTCGGTGAGGCGGATGGAGCCGGGGACGGCGGCCTCGGTCAGCGCGTCGAGGGAGTCATAGCCGAGCAGGGAGAGCATGCTCGCGGCGGCGTCGGAGTCCGGGCCGATGTGCCGGTCGGCGAACGGGGAGCTCTGCTCCAGCTCGACCAGTGTGGGGCGCGGGGCGCCGGAGGTGGCGGAAGTCGAGGAAGTGGCTGAGGGGGCGGAAGTCCCGGGGAGCACGGCCGTGACCTGCGCGTCGTGGCTGGTCGAGGGCTGGGCGGGCACCGTACCGCCGGACCCGCCGGCGGAGTCGTCACCGGCCATGCCGTGCAGATCCGTGAGCACTGCGGTCACTGTTGTGGCCTCTCAGGCGGACGCTCTTAGACGTCGGGTGGTGGATTCGCGCCTCCCGCGGATCCGTCCTCCCCCTCTGTCATGGAACCTGAGAGTTTCACCGCGGGCGGGCAGGCGCACCTGTCCGACCCGGCGGCTTACACCGTCGGTGAGGGCTGCACTCCAGCTCAGCCCTGCTTTCCAGAGTTGCCTGCTCGAACGGTCCGTTTGCCTGAGAGTTTCCGGGGAGGGTTGCTCCTTCGGCGCCTGTGAGAGGTCTCTCCCGTTCGAGGTAGTCGGCACCTACGACGGTATCAGCGACACCAGCACCAGTTCTAATCCCGTTAACCGTTTGCCGTACCGCCGCGGCCGATGATGGGCTGACCCCGTGACCTCCCCCACCACCGACAAAGCCCTCCTCGCCCTGTTCGACCACCGCATGCGAGCCACCGCCGACCCCGACGAACCCGCAGCCCGCGTCGAACACATCGACGGCATCGTCCGCCAAATAGGCGCACACCCCACGGACTGGCACGGCATCGTCTACGCAGACATCGACGCCACCACCGCCGACGCCGCGATCCAGGCCCAAATCGCCCACTTCCGCACCCTCGGCGCCGACTTCGAGTGGAAGCACTACAGCCACGACGAACCCGCGGACCTCCCCGCACGCCTCCAAGCCGCCGGCTTCGAAGCAGACGAACCGGAAACCCTCTTCGTGGCAGAGATCACACAGCTATCAGGCGCAGGCCTCACCGAAACCCTCCCCGAAGGCATCACCCTCCGCCCCGTCACCACCGAAGCCGACGCCGACCTGGTAGCCGAAGCCGCGAACGCCGCCTTCGGCAGCGGAGGCGACCGAGCCCGAGCCCGCGTCCTAGCCCGCCTGGCAGCCGACCCCGAAACAGTCTGGACCTGGCTCGCCATGGCAGGCGACCGCCCAGTCAGCGCAGCCCGCATGCTGATCCACCCCGGCACCGCCTTCGCCAGCCTCTGGGGCGGCGGTACCGCACCCGAGTGGCGCGGCCGCGGCATCTACCGCGCACTAGTGGCCCGCCGGATGCAGGTCGCAGCGGAGCTGGGGTGCGAATACTTGCAGGTGGACGCCACGGATATGAGCCGGCCGATTCTGGAGCGGCTGGGGTTTCGGGCTTTGAGTGTGACGACGCCTTATGAGTATCGGTTCTGATCAGAGGCTGCTTCGAAGTGATCAGCGTCTACCGGGACCAATCCGTTGTCCGCGAGGCTAGGCCAGGTCGACATTCGCCACCCCGCCCCATGTATCAGACCCCTGTAACCGGGTAGGGCAGTGGCGGGCAGGATGCGGCATGCGCATCCGGGGGTGGGTCAGGGGGCTAGCGTTGAGGACGAATCCACGGCAGCACATCCTGGATACCTGGCGGGCGTTCGCGCGCGAGACGTTCAGCAGCGGGGAGTGGGCTTGGGGCGGTCGCTACCCGTCGAACAGCATTAGCGACGCCGAGCAGATCCTCGTGCTCCTCTACCCCGCGACCGAGGTGCCCGGCTTCCGGCTGGACCGCCCGGACGCCATCGAGGACGACGTGCTCGCGGTGCTCAAGCCCATGGGCAGCGGGCTGGACATCCCGATGCGGATGCTGGAAGCCCTGGAGGACTATCTGGCTCGCTATGCCGACGAGGAGGGCCGCCCGACCTTCGGCGGCGGCTCCTACCTGCTGACGGAGGAGCCCGGCGCCGAGGTGAAGCCGGAGCAGGCGGAGTATGACATCACCGAGTCGTATTCGATCTCCGTCACCCTGTGTCTGTCGGCGAAGGGCTTCCTGCGCGAGTTCCAGCGCACGGTCGAGCGGCGGGAGCTGCAGAGCCGGATCGACGTGGCGGTCACGGCCCTGGACCTGCGCCTGACCGCGGCCATGGTCGGACTGCTGCGCTCCTTCGTCGTCAACGTCCTGAGTCCGGACACGCCGGCCGAAGCCGTGCTGCTGCGCACCGTCAGCCAGGGCAGGGCCGTGGGACGGACCCTGACTCAGGACCTGCGCGGCCAATTGCAGCCGGTCCGCGACAAGCTGCCGGAGCTGACCTTCGGTCTCCCGCCGGAGAACGAGCAGATACTGCGCGACGATCCGGAGCGCTTCTTCGAATGCGGCTGGACCTGGGGGGTGGCGCAGGACGCCGCCGACATCGACCTGCCCGCGGCCGAGGACGTGCGGCAGCCGCAGGGCGTCGCCGAGTCCCGTCCAGTGCTGCACTTCACGGTCAACGCGCTCGACGGCCTGGCCGACCTCTTCTCCATCCGCACCTCCCGGCAAGGCCTGCTGACACCGGAACAGCAGCCCTTGCGTGAGGCGCTGAACCTGCGCTGGGGTCTAGCGTTGCAGTACTGGTCCACGATCGCGACCTTCGGCTCCGCCCGCTGGCCGATCGAGGACGTGCCGTGGCAGTCCACCGACGGCCAGAGCTCGCCCTACTTCTCCGAACTGGTCGTCTCGATCGTCGCCTTGGCCCAGCAGGGCGGCGGCGCCGACGGCACCATCGGGCGCAGCGTGGCGGTTCTCGAAGAACTCGGACAGCGCGGGCTGGTGAGCCGCCGCGCGACCGACGACGACCGCGGCGTGCTGCTGCACGATCCGGGCGTCCTGATGGCCTTGCGGGGATCGGAGGAGGAGGGCCCGCCACTGGCCCGGTCCTACAACGGCTACGCCGCCACCCTGGCCAAGACCGCGCTGCGGGTGGCGAGCGTCAGCACCAGTCGACGCAACCGGGCGCGCCTGATAGAGGTCGCGGACACGGCGGTGGACCATCTGCTCGCCCGGCGGCAGCAGCCTGACGGGCTGTGGGACCACCCGGACAACATCTTCCATCGGTCCGACCCGGCACCCTCCACACCCGCCTGGGACATGACCCACAACGTCGTCGAGGTCTTCGTCGCAGCGTCCTCCCTGGTCAGCGCCCCGCCGCTGGCCGACCAGGGCCAGGTCGACCAGGCCAACGCCAAGATCGCCGAAGCCCGCCACATCCTGGACCAGGAGCGGCTGACCGCGCCCACGGCCGGCGGCTCCCTGCTGCAGAAGCTGCTCCGGGAGGCCGAACAGTCGCTGAACCGCGCCGACTCGCTGGCCTCGAAGCGACCGGCGACCGCTGCGGCGCTCGCCGACAAGGTGCTCAGAGATCTGGACGAACTGGCCTTCGCCCGCCAAGCCGCGAGCAGGAGCGCATGACGTGCTGATATTCGCCACCTCCGACAAGGGAGGCACGGGGCGCTCGGTGACCAGCTGCAACATGGCCTACCGGCGGGCACTGCAAGGCGAGGCGGTCGCCTATCTCGATTTCGACTTCGGATCGCCGACCGCGGGCGCGATCTTCGACGTTCCCAAGGCCGAGCGCGGCGTGGACGCCTCCGGCCTGCACTCCTACTTCACCAAGCACACCGAGGCCCAACAGCTCGACACGGCCCTGCACTCCGACAGCGACACGCTGCGCGACCTGCCCCGCATCTCCGGCGCCAGCCGCTTGGTCCTGCTGCCGGGAGACAGAGACGGCGGAGAGTTCTCGATCAGCGCGGACATGCCCGCCCGGTGCGCGCAGCTGTTCCTCAAGCTGGACCGCGAGTTCGACTTATGCATCGTCGATCTGTCGGCCGGCCGCTCCTACGCCGTCGACCTGGTCCTGGAAGCCACCGCCCGGCCCGAGCTGGCCGCGCTGACCAGCCGCTGGCTGGTCTTCCACTGCTGGACCAAGCAGCACATCCTGGCCGCGCACGGCCTGGTGTTCGGCGAGAAGGGGCTGCTCAAGGCTGGCGAGCGCCGCGGCCACGACCCCCAGAGGCTGAACAACTCCGTGCGCTACGTGCGCACCGCGGTAGTGGACCTGGGAGTTGATCAGGAGTCAGTGACCCGGCCGGCCCAGGGCGCGTGGCTGCGCGCCTATGACCAGAAGCTGAGAGAGCAGGCTGACAAGCTCCGGATGGGCCGGGCCCGCCTGGCCGGGCAGATCCCCTACGACCCGATGCTCCAATGGAGCGAGCAAGTGATCGACGACTCCGACGTAAGCGGGTTGAAGATCGCCAACCAGGCCACCGTACAGGCCTTCGAGGACCTCGCCGCGAGACTGTCGGACGAGAGATTCTGGGAAGGGCTGTGACGGCCGTGGACGTGAGCTACGACGAAGTGACCCAGACCGCGAAGGTGGACGCGGTGCCGCTGGGCCACCTCTCCGTCGAGACCGGGCACCTGTACCTGGACGACTTCGCCGAGGGGGACCGCAAGATCGCCCGACAGCTCGAGCAGGCCGCGCCCTGGCTGGAGGCGGCGGGCAAGCGGATCCGCAAACGGTTCGGACGCAATGCCCGGATCAGCACCTGCTTCCTGGTCGACGACTACACCCCGACTCGTTCAAGTCTGGACCAGCCCACGCCTTCGGAGGTGGTGGACATCGTCACAGCCGCCGCCGACCAGGCCGGATTCAAGATCGACTACCTGGCCAGGGAGGCCGGCTGCGCGGTCGCCTGCGAGCGCCCTTATTCAGGGCCGCGCGACCAGAGCGCGCTGGCGGACATCGTCGCCGGGCTGATCGTCGAGGAAGCCGCGGTCGGCGCCAACGGCTCCCGGCCGCCGACGGTGCAGACCGGGTGGCTGTCCAACGGCGAGCGCTCGCCGGCCGTCGCCGTGGCGATGGACGCGCCGGACTGGGAGCCGCCGGAGGAGTTCGGAAGGTACCGGCATTCGGTGTTCGTCGACGTCGAACTGTGGAACCTCGACAGGTCCCTTTCAGACTCCGAGCGGCAGTACTCATCCGCGCTGCTGTCCTCGGTGTGGCATCTCCTGCGGCTGGGCCTGCTGCGCGATGCTGGAAAGGCCGTCGCCAAGCCATACCGATTCGGTCCTGGCGAGGCCTTCCCCGACCTGTGGTCGCAGCTGCCGAGCATCACGCAGCTGACCCAGGACGCCGCGCCCTTCGCCGCCTATCAGGTCTTTTCCATACTCCCGCCGTACTTCCGCGCGGCCGAACACGCCGCCGAGATCATCATCGACCACCTGCGGTTTGACGGAGCAGTTCTGAAGCAGACCGCCGACCGCGCCCGGGACGAGACGAACCCGGTCACACTGCCCGACAATCCGGTGGGCCGAATCAGCCATCTGTTCTTCGATGACGTCCATGTCACGCACAACGACTGACTACGGCGCGCGTCTGGCCCAGCCCGAGGACGCCACGCGACCGTTCCTGGCCTTGGGCGAGATCCGCACCTGCCTGATCCAGAACCGGGGAACGTTGTCCCAGCCGACGAGCGTGGCCCTGATGCAGCTGACCCCCGGCTCCCCGGTGAGCAAGGTGGACCGGCCGGTGCGGCGCGTGGTTTCTCCGGAGCAGGTCACCGGCGTCGACTGCCGACTCCAGATCGCCCGCGAGGGCCGCGGCCGGGCGATCGGCACGGTGCTGAGCCACGCCGTGGTCACCAACGGCCGGATCCTGCAGGGCACCGCGCATGCCGCGCTCACCAAGGCGACCTCCGACGAGCGCCGCGAGTGGCAGCATTACCTACGGCGCCGGGGCGCGCTGGAAGTACTCGGCTCGCCGAAGCCACAAAACGTCATCGACGGCTACCTGACCGACCTCTCCCCGGCTCGCGGCCTTGACCTGACCTCGATCAGCGACCGCATCATCGACACGGTGCAGCAGAGCAACCTGTTGAACCACAGCACGGCGCTGCGCGCCAGCACCGCAGTGGTCCGCTGGGCCGCCACACTGGCGCCGGACGCCAAGCCGACCGTGGGGATACTCAAAAGCGACCTGTCGAACTTCCACGTCATCCGGCTGAGCGGGACGCCGGAAGACCTGCCGATGCTGATCCGGTTCTGTCAGGAGTTCGCGCTGCACGAGTGGCTGCTCACCACCGTGCAGGACGTCATCATCCCCCGCGCCGAGACGGACATCGCCCGGGACCGGGACCCCCTGGACGCCCTGCTGTTCGCGCTCAACGAGTTGGTGCCGCTATGGATGCCGCCCACCTACTTGAGCCCGGGAATGAAGGCGTTGTGGGACGCCCTCGAGAGCCGGACGCACTTCTCACTCCTGTTCGGGCGTCAGGTCTCGCGGATACGGGACCTGCGAGACCAGGTGAGAATCAGGCCACTGCGGAGGTCCTGAGACTCGCGCC
This window harbors:
- the gcvP gene encoding aminomethyl-transferring glycine dehydrogenase: MTAVLTDLHGMAGDDSAGGSGGTVPAQPSTSHDAQVTAVLPGTSAPSATSSTSATSGAPRPTLVELEQSSPFADRHIGPDSDAAASMLSLLGYDSLDALTEAAVPGSIRLTERLNLPPARSEAEVLTELRDIAGRNRVFRPMIGLGYHGTFTPPVILRNVMENPAWYTAYTPYQPEISQGRLEALLNFQTVVADLAGLPVANASLLDEGTAAAEAMTLARRSSKSKSPRFLVDADVFPQTLAVLQTRAEPLGIELALADLSASSDGAGGTVLPEGEFYGVLVQYPGASGQVRDLKAIVSAAHERGALVAVAADILSLTLLASPGEAGADIAVGSTQRFGVPLGFGGPHAGYMAVRENLSRSLPGRLVGVSVDADGDQALRLALQTREQHIRREKATSNICTAQVLLAVIAGMYAVYHGPEGLASIARRTHRHTAVLAAGLREAGFEIVPTAFFDTLTVRVPGRAAEIWRAALASGVNLRLVDEDTVGVSCDETTDWADLRAVWSAFGVTGQTEGAASSVHALDAATEDALGEHLRATEYLAHPVFHAHHSETAMLRYLRKLADRDIALDRSMIPLGSCTMKLNATTEMEPITWPEFGAIHPFAPLDQASGYLSLIGQLEGWLAELTGYARVSLQPNAGSQGELAGLLAVRAYHRDHGQGQRDVCLIPSSAHGTNAASAVMAGMRVVVVAAREDGSVDVADLKAKIDKHADALSVLMITYPSTHGVFEEEVTEICELVHAAGGQVYVDGANLNAMVGLAKPGSFGGDVSHLNLHKTFCIPHGGGGPGVGPVAVRAHLAPYLPNHPLHPVAGPRPEGGGVGPVSAAPWGSAGILPIPWAYIRLMGAEGLRSATQHAILAANYVAKRLSEHYPVLYTGPNGLVAHECIIDLRPVTKETGVTVDDVAKRLIDYGFHAPTMSFPVAGTLMIEPTESEDLVELDRFCDAMLAIKGEIDRVAAGDLDREDNPLRQAPHTAATLVGDWKHGYERAEAVFPAGVNPADKYWPPVRRIDGAYGDRNLVCSCPAPEAFED
- a CDS encoding GNAT family N-acetyltransferase, with amino-acid sequence MTSPTTDKALLALFDHRMRATADPDEPAARVEHIDGIVRQIGAHPTDWHGIVYADIDATTADAAIQAQIAHFRTLGADFEWKHYSHDEPADLPARLQAAGFEADEPETLFVAEITQLSGAGLTETLPEGITLRPVTTEADADLVAEAANAAFGSGGDRARARVLARLAADPETVWTWLAMAGDRPVSAARMLIHPGTAFASLWGGGTAPEWRGRGIYRALVARRMQVAAELGCEYLQVDATDMSRPILERLGFRALSVTTPYEYRF
- a CDS encoding SCO2524 family protein, with the translated sequence MRTNPRQHILDTWRAFARETFSSGEWAWGGRYPSNSISDAEQILVLLYPATEVPGFRLDRPDAIEDDVLAVLKPMGSGLDIPMRMLEALEDYLARYADEEGRPTFGGGSYLLTEEPGAEVKPEQAEYDITESYSISVTLCLSAKGFLREFQRTVERRELQSRIDVAVTALDLRLTAAMVGLLRSFVVNVLSPDTPAEAVLLRTVSQGRAVGRTLTQDLRGQLQPVRDKLPELTFGLPPENEQILRDDPERFFECGWTWGVAQDAADIDLPAAEDVRQPQGVAESRPVLHFTVNALDGLADLFSIRTSRQGLLTPEQQPLREALNLRWGLALQYWSTIATFGSARWPIEDVPWQSTDGQSSPYFSELVVSIVALAQQGGGADGTIGRSVAVLEELGQRGLVSRRATDDDRGVLLHDPGVLMALRGSEEEGPPLARSYNGYAATLAKTALRVASVSTSRRNRARLIEVADTAVDHLLARRQQPDGLWDHPDNIFHRSDPAPSTPAWDMTHNVVEVFVAASSLVSAPPLADQGQVDQANAKIAEARHILDQERLTAPTAGGSLLQKLLREAEQSLNRADSLASKRPATAAALADKVLRDLDELAFARQAASRSA
- a CDS encoding SCO2523 family variant P-loop protein, translating into MLIFATSDKGGTGRSVTSCNMAYRRALQGEAVAYLDFDFGSPTAGAIFDVPKAERGVDASGLHSYFTKHTEAQQLDTALHSDSDTLRDLPRISGASRLVLLPGDRDGGEFSISADMPARCAQLFLKLDREFDLCIVDLSAGRSYAVDLVLEATARPELAALTSRWLVFHCWTKQHILAAHGLVFGEKGLLKAGERRGHDPQRLNNSVRYVRTAVVDLGVDQESVTRPAQGAWLRAYDQKLREQADKLRMGRARLAGQIPYDPMLQWSEQVIDDSDVSGLKIANQATVQAFEDLAARLSDERFWEGL
- a CDS encoding SCO2522 family protein, which encodes MTAVDVSYDEVTQTAKVDAVPLGHLSVETGHLYLDDFAEGDRKIARQLEQAAPWLEAAGKRIRKRFGRNARISTCFLVDDYTPTRSSLDQPTPSEVVDIVTAAADQAGFKIDYLAREAGCAVACERPYSGPRDQSALADIVAGLIVEEAAVGANGSRPPTVQTGWLSNGERSPAVAVAMDAPDWEPPEEFGRYRHSVFVDVELWNLDRSLSDSERQYSSALLSSVWHLLRLGLLRDAGKAVAKPYRFGPGEAFPDLWSQLPSITQLTQDAAPFAAYQVFSILPPYFRAAEHAAEIIIDHLRFDGAVLKQTADRARDETNPVTLPDNPVGRISHLFFDDVHVTHND
- a CDS encoding SCO2521 family protein translates to MSRTTTDYGARLAQPEDATRPFLALGEIRTCLIQNRGTLSQPTSVALMQLTPGSPVSKVDRPVRRVVSPEQVTGVDCRLQIAREGRGRAIGTVLSHAVVTNGRILQGTAHAALTKATSDERREWQHYLRRRGALEVLGSPKPQNVIDGYLTDLSPARGLDLTSISDRIIDTVQQSNLLNHSTALRASTAVVRWAATLAPDAKPTVGILKSDLSNFHVIRLSGTPEDLPMLIRFCQEFALHEWLLTTVQDVIIPRAETDIARDRDPLDALLFALNELVPLWMPPTYLSPGMKALWDALESRTHFSLLFGRQVSRIRDLRDQVRIRPLRRS